One Platichthys flesus chromosome 14, fPlaFle2.1, whole genome shotgun sequence genomic region harbors:
- the LOC133968176 gene encoding partitioning defective 3 homolog: MQRQRQEERDSFAQAQRQYSSLPRQPRKNPSLISQDSWDKVYPPGEGFQSAKDNPRYSSYQGSRNGYPSGVGVNARVLLEAQELLRQEQRRREQEAKGKLMQENTGTGGYDRYSTAHLKDPASPKGPYRHDVPPSPSQLARLNRLGSEKGRLFYS, from the exons ATGCAGCggcagaggcaggaggagagagactcGTTCGCCCAGGCACAGCGACAGTACAGCTCCCTTCCGAG GCAGCCCAGGAAAAACCCCAGCCTCATCTCCCAGGACTCGTGGGATAAGGTGTACCCCCCCGGAGAGGGCTTCCAGTCGGCCAAGGACAACCCCAGGTACTCCAGCTACCAGGGCTCCAGGAACGGCTACCCGAGCGGCGTCGGTGTCAACGCCAGAGTCCTCCTGGAGGCGCAGGAGCTCCTGAGGCAAGAGCAGCGGCGCAGGGAGCAGGAGGCCAAAGGGAAGTTGATGCAGGAGAACACGGGTACCGGCGGCTACGACCGATACTCCACCGCTCACCTGAAGGACCCGGCCTCCCCCAAAGGTCCCTACCGCCATGACGTGCCTCCTTCACCTTCACAGCTAGCGAGGCTTAACAGATTGGGGTCAGAGAAAGGACGGCTTTTTTATTCATGA